ATCCGTGCTGCAGTTCGTGCCCAACCCGAACCTGCCCAGCCAGCGCAGAAAGGGCGCCCAGCCGCCGCGCGAGCGCACCGTGATCCGCCTGCCCAGCTTCGAGCAGGTCAGGAGCGACCCGGTGCTGTACGCCCACGCCAACCGCGTGCTGCACCTGGAGACCAACCCCGGCAATGCCCGCGCCCTGGTGCAGGCGCATGGCGAGGGCGGCACGGCGCGCGACGTCTGGCTGAACCCGCCGCCCATTCCGCTCACCACGGCGGAGATGGACTGGGTCTTCGGCCTGCCCTATGCGCGCAACCCGCACCCGAGCTATGCGGACGAGCACGGCGGCTTCGAGGGCGCGACCAAGATCCCGGCCTGGGAGATGATCCGCGCCTCCATCAACATCATGCGTGGCTGCTTTGGCGGCTGCACCTTCTGCTCCATCACCGAGCACGAGGGCCGCATCATCCAGAGCCGCTCGGAAGACTCCATCATTGCCGAGGTCGAGGACATCCGCGACAAGGTCAAAGGTTTCACCGGGACGATTTCCGACCTGGGCGGCCCTACGGCCAACATGTACCGCCTGGGCTGCAAAAGCCCCGAGGTCGAGGCCGCGTGCAGAAAGCCCAGCTGCGTCTTCCCCGGCATCTGCCAGAACCTGCACACCGACCACGGCCCGCTGATCAACATCTACCGCCGCGCGCGCAGCCTGCCGGGCATCAAGAAAATATTGATCGGCTCGGGCCTGCGCTACGACCTGGCCGTGCAGTCGCCCGAGTACGTGCGCGAGCTGGTGCAGCACCACGTGGGCGGGTATTTGAAGATCGCCCCCGAGCACACCGAGGCCGGGCCGCTGTCCAAGATGATGAAGCCGGGCATCGGCAACTACGACCGCTTCAAGCAGCTGTTCGAGAAATTCAGCGAGGAAGCGGGCAAGAAGCAATTTTTGATTCCGTACTTCATTGCCGCACACCCGGGCACGACCGACGAGGACATGCTGCAACTGGCCATCTGGTTGAAGAAGAACGGCTTTCGCGCCGACCAGGTGCAGGCCTTCTACCCCAGCCCCATGGCCACGGCCACGGCCATGTACCACTCCGGGCGCAACACGCTCACGCGCGTGCGCCGGCAGATGCGTGACGAGGCCGAGGAGAGCGTGGACATCGTGCGCGGCGAGCGCCGGCGGCGGCTGCACAAGGCGTTCCTGCGCTGGCACGACCCGAACAACTGGCCGCTGCTGCGCGAGGCGCTCAGGAACATGGGCCGCGCCGACCTGATCGGCAATGGCAAGCATCACCTGATCCCGACCTTCCAGCCGGCCACCGACGGCAGCTACCAGTCGGCGCGGCGCAAGAACAGCACGGTCAGCACGGCAAGCGCGCCCGCTGCCCCGGCAGCTCCAGTAGGCAAGGGTGCGGGCATGGGAGGGCGCGGTGCGGTGGGGGCCAGGGGAGGCACGGCGCGCGGCCAGCCTGTGCAGCCCCGGCAGGGCCAGCTGTTGACGCAGCACACCGGGCTGCCGCCGCGCTCGGGCGCAGGCAGCAAGTCCAGGGGGCGGGCCGGCAGCCCGGGTGGCGCAGGCAGTCCGGGCGCTTCTGGCCAGTCTGCGCGGGCTGCAGCGCGACGCGGCTGAGGCTGTGCGCCGAACGCACGCGCACAAAGCGTTCAGCGCACAACGTTCAGCGCCCGTGTGGCCGCACGCTCAGCCCTGCTGCTGCGGTATCAGGTCTTCGATGATCAGCCGCCGGTAATAGAACGCTGCCAGGGCGGCCAGCCGCTGCAGCACTGCACGCAGGCTTTCGGGCGAATCCTCGCTGCGGGCGGCAAACATCAGCGCATGGGCGCCGCCGCTGGCCAGCTCGGCAATGCGGCGCACGATAACGCCCTCGGCACCCACCGAGGGCAGCGGGTCGTCGGCATTGCCCAGCGTGCGCACCACGTGCTGCATGATGGCTTCGGGCGGGGCGAAGGCCACATCGTCGTGCCCCTGGGCCTGCAGCGCCTGGGCGGCGGCGCGCGCTGCGTCCTCGCTGGCGAACAGGGCGAATACGTAGCCGGTGGGATAGAACGTCCCCGAGGCGGAGGTCATCTCGGGCGTGAGGGCGAAAGGCGTCATGGCGGGTTTCTCCGAAGGTGCGTTGTGGCGGCTATGGCTATTGGACTTCGATAGCCCCCGCAGGCGTTGTCAGGGCCGAGGGCGGCGGCTTGTCGGATGGGGCCGTCAAAGCCTGTTTCCTGAATGAAAAATTGGATGAAAACCGCCTCAAACCATTGCCAGTCAAGCGCTGACAGCTACAGAAAAAGTAGTCCACGACTTGCCGTACAACGCCTCCGCGCTGCAGACCGGGCAAGAAAAAACCGCCCGGAGGCGGTTGCTGGGCAGGCGGCGGCAGGCTGTGCCGGCCAGCGCCATCACATGACCTGGGCGATCGAGGCGCACACGTAGTCGATGTTCCTGCTGTTGAGCGCCGCCACGCACATGCGCCCCGTGTCCGTGCCATAGACGCCGAACTCATTCCTCAGGCGCACCATCTGATCCTTGCTCAGGCCCGAGTAGCTGAACATGCCGATCTGCTCGGTGATGAAGGACATGTCCTGTTGCACGCCGGCGGCTTTCAGGCCATCGACCAGCTTGTGGCGCATGTCCTTGATGCGCACGCGCATCTCGCCCAGCTCCTTTTCCCACAGCGCGCGCAGCTCGGGGTCGTTGAGCACGGCGGCCACCACTGCGCCGCCGTGCGTAGGCGGGTTGGAGTAGTTGGTGCGGATCACGATCTTGAGCTGCGACAGCACGCGCGCCGCCTCGTCCTGGCTGCTGGCCACCACCGACAGCGCGCCCACGCGCTCGCCGTACAGCGAAAAGCTCTTGGAGAAAGACGTGGACACGAAGATGTTCAGCCCGGCGGCGACGAACTTGCCGATCACGGCGCCGTCTTCGCGGATGCCGTGGCCAAAGCCCTGGTAGGCCATGTCCAGGAAGGCCACCAGGCCGGATTCCTTGACCACGGCGATGACCTGATCCCACTGCGCGGGCGTCAGGTCGTAGCCGGTGGGGTTGTGGCAGCAGGCGTGCAGCACGGCAATGGTGCCGGGCGCGGCGGCGCGCAGGTCGGCCAGCAGGCCGTCGAAGTTGACCGAGCGCGTGGCCGCGTCGTAGTAGCGGTAGGTGCCGACCTCGAAGCCGGCGTTGGTGAAGATGGCGCGGTGGTTCTCCCAGCTGGGGTCGGAGATCAGCACGCGGGCATGGGGGTTGATCTTCTTCAGGAAGTCCGCGCCCAGCTTCAGCCCGCCCGTGCCGCCGATGGCCTGCACCGTGGCTACGCGGCCAGACTGGATCACGTCGGAGTTGGCGCCGAACACCAGGGCCTTGACGGCGTTGTCATACGCCGCGATGCCGTCGATGGGCAGGTAGCCGCGTGCGGCGGGCTTGTCCATCATGGCTTTTTCGGCAGCCTGCACGCAGGCCAGCAGCGGCAGCTTGCCGTTGTCGTCGAAATAGACGCCCACGCCCAGGTTGACTTTCTTCGGGTTCGGATCGGCGTTGAATTGTTCGTTCAGGCCCAGGATGGGGTCGCGCGGGGCCATTTCGACGGCGGAAAACAGAGACATGAAAAGTCCTAGGATGGGGTGGAAATCACGGCCTGTAGCCCCAGCTATCCTGGGCTTCAAGCCAACCCACGATTTTAGGGGCGCTGCATCTGCGGCGCAGCCCGCCACCACTGCCACCATGCACGAAGTCAAGACCGAGCCAGCCAGCGCAGGCGGCCAGTTCGTCGAGTTCCCCGGCTCGCCATTCCAGCTCTTCCAGCCCTACGCGCCCGCCGGCGACCAGCCACAGGCCATAGCGCGCCTGGTCGAGGGCGTGCGCGACGGCGAATCCTTCCAGACCCTGCTGGGCGTGACCGGCTCGGGCAAGACCTTCACCATGGCCAACGTGATTGCCCGCCTGGGCCGCCCGGCCATCGTGTTTGCGCCCAACAAGACGCTGGCCGCGCAGCTGTACAGCGAATTCCGCGAGTTCTTCCCGAAGAACGCCGTGGAGTATTTCGTCAGCTACTACGACTACTACCAGCCCGAGGCCTATGTGCCGCAGCGCGACCTGTTCATCGAAAAGGACAGCGCTATCAACGAGCACATCGAGCAGATGCGATTGAGCTGCACCAAGAGCATCCTGGAGCGGCGCGACGTGGTCATCGTCGCCACCGTGTCGGCGATCTACGGCATCGGCGAGCCCGAGAGCTACCACCGCATGATCATGACGCTGCGCACCGGCGACCGCCTGGGCCAGCGCGACGTGATTGCCCAGCTGATCCGGATGCAGTACCAGAGGAACGACCAGGACTTCAGCCGGGGCAAGTTCCGCGTGCGCGGCGACACCATCGATGTCTTCCCGGCCGAGCACTCGGAGCTTGCGATCCGCATCGAGCTGTTCGACGACGAAGTGGACAGCCTGCAGCTGTTCGACCCGCTCACCGGGCGGGTGCAGCAGAAGATCCCGCGCTTCACGGTCTATCCGAGCAGCCACTACGTCACGCCGCGCGACAAGGTGCTGTCGGCTGTCGAGACCATCAAGGCCGAGCTGGCCGAGCGCCTGGCGTGGTTCGAGCGCGAGGGCAAGCTGGTCGAAGCCCAACGCCTGGAGCAGCGCACACGCTTCGACCTGGAGATGCTCAGCGAAGTGGGTCACTGCAAGGGCATCGAGAACTACACGCGCCACCTGTCGGGCGCGCCGGTCGGCGCGCCGCCCAGCACGCTCACCGACTATCTGCCCAAGGACGCCATCATGTTCCTGGACGAGAGTCACCAGATGATCGGCCAGCTCTCGGCCATGTACAACGGCGACCGCTCGCGCAAGACCACGCTGGTCGAGTTCGGCTTTCGCCTGCCGTCGGCGCTGGACAACCGGCCACTGAAGTTCGAGGAGTTCGAGCGCCGGATGCGTCAGGCCATCTTCGTCTCGGCCACGCCGGCGGAATATGAAAAGCAGCATTCCGGCCAGATCGTCGATCAGGTGGTGCGCCCGACCGGCCTGGTCGATCCCGAAGTCGAGGTGCGCCCGGCAGCGCACCAGGTGGATGATGTGCTCGATGAAATCCGCCTGCGCGTGGAGAAGAGCGAGCGCGTGCTCATCACCACGCTGACCAAGCGCATGGCCGAGCAGCTGACCGATTACCTTGCCGACAACGGCGTCAAGGTGCGCTATCTGCACTCGGACATCGACACCGTAGAGCGCGTGGAGATCATCCGCGACCTGCGCCTGGGGGCGTTTGACGTGCTGGTGGGCATCAACTTGCTGCGCGAGGGCCTGGACATTCCAGAGGTGTCGCTGGTGGCTATCCTGGATGCCGACAAGGAAGGTTTTCTGCGCGCCGAGCGCAGCCTGATCCAGACCATAGGCCGGGCGGCGCGCAACATGAATGGCAAGGCCATTTTGTATGCCGACCGCATTACCGAATCCATGAAGAAGGCCATCGACGAAACCGAGCGCCGTCGCGCCAGGCAGATTGCGCACAACCTGGAGATGGGCATCACGCCGCGCAGCATCGTCAAGCAGGTGCGCGACCTGATCGATGGCGTGTACAGCGAAAAGGCCGGACAGGAGGCGCACCGGCTGGAGCAGGCCGCGGCGCGCCAGGCGGAGCTCGACGAGATGAGCGAAAAGGACGCCGCGCGCGAGATCAAGCGGCTGGAAAAGCTCATGCTGGAGCACGCGCGCAATTTGGAGTTCGAGCAGGCGGCGCGGGTGCGCGACCAGCTGGCGCGGCTCAAGGACAGGGTCTTCGGCGCCCACGGCCCGGATCACGCGGTGGCGTGAGCAACCCGATCGGCAGGAATCCGGGCACGGAACGTGCTTGAAAATAACCCGAGTGTCCGACAAAATTACTCGGACTTTGTGCTATAATCGCACCACAAACCCAAGACAAAACCCCACGAAAGCAACAGGGACTCGGCGCCAGCAGCGCCGCGCTCCGGGCGGGGACGGTGCCGGCAGGCAGGCAACAGGGCCTTGCCGGCGTTCCACAACGATCCAGCCTGCATTGGAAGGAGCTTGCCATGCGTCTCACCACCAAAGGCCGCTTTGCGGTCACCGCCATGATCGATCTGGCCCTGCGCCAGCACAATGGCCCTGTCACGCTGGCAGCGATCAGCCAGCGCCAGCAGATCTCGCTATCTTACCTGGAGCAGCTTTTTGGCAAGCTGCGCCGCCACGAGCTGGTCGAATCCACGCGCGGCCCCGGCGGCGGCTACACCCTGGCGCGCAAGGCCGCCGATATCACAGTGGCCGACATCATCGTATCGGTGGATGAGCCTATTGACGCCACGCAATGCGGCGGCAAGGAAAACTGCCTGGGCGAAGCGGGCCGCTGCATGACGCACGACCTGTGGGCCGCGCTGAACCAGCGCATGGTCGAATTCCTGGACTCGGTAACGCTGCAAAAGCTGGTGGACGAGCAACTCGCCAAGGGCATCCAGATCGAGGACAAGCCGGCCACGCGCCGCGCCATCTCGACCACGCCGGTGGTCAAGCCCATCCGCGTGAACGCACCCAATTCGGTCTTCGCACTGGGCAACGCCTTCGCCAAGTCCTGATCCGCCGTTCGCCGTTCGCCAGCCACCCCGCCAAGGCCGCCCGCCAGCCTGTCCGGGCGCCACCGATCCGCTCCCCGCAACCCCACGCCAGCCAGCGCAGCAGCACTACCCAGCCAGCCATGGACATGACCCCGCACTTTCCCATCTACCTCGACTACGGCGCGACGACCCCGGTCGATCCGCGCGTCGTGGACGCGATGATCCCCTGGTTGCGCGAGCACTTCGGCAACCCGGCCTCGCGCAGCCATGCCTGGGGCTGGGAGGCTGAGGAGGCCGTCGAGAAAGCCCGCGCCCAGGTGGCCGAGCTGATCGGCGCCGACCCGCGCGAGATCGTCTGGACCAGCGGCGCCACCGAGTCCAACAACCTCGCCATTAAGGGCGCGGCGCAGTTCTACAAGGGCAAGGGCAAGCACCTGATCACAGTCAAGACCGAGCACAAGGCGGTGCTGGACGTGATGCGCGAGTTGGAGCGCCAGGGCTTCGAGGTCACCTACCTGGACGTGCAGGACAACGGCCTGCTGGACTTGGACGCCTTCAGGGCCGCCATCCGCCCGGACACCATCCTGGCCAGCGTCATGTACGTGAACAACGAGATCGGCGTGATCCAGGACATCCCGGCGATTGGCGCCATCTGCCGGGAAAGGGGCGTGCTGCTGCACGTCGATGCCGCGCAGGCCACCGGCAAGATAGCGATCGACATGAAACATCTTCCCGTCGATCTGATGAGCCTGGCCTCGCACAAGACCTATGGCCCCAAGGGCATAGGCGCGCTGTACGTGCGCAGAAAGCCCCGCGTGCGCCTGGAGGCGCAGATGCACGGCGGCGGCCACGAGCGCGGGATGCGCTCGGGTACCTTGCCCACGCACCAGATCGTCGGCATGGGCGAGGCCTTTCGCATCGCCCGCGAGGAAATGGCCCAGGACGGCGCGCGCGTGCGCGCCCTGCAGCAGCGCCTGCTGGACGGTCTCAAGGACATCGAGCAGGTCTTCATCAACGGCGACCTGGAACGCCGCGTGCCGCACAACCTGAACATGAGCTTCAACTACGTCGAGGGCGAGTCGCTGATCATGGGCATCAAGGGCTTGGCGGTGTCCAGCGGCTCGGCCTGCACTTCGGCAAGTCTTGAACCCAGCTATGTGCTGCGCGCCCTGGGCCGCAGCGACGAGCTGGCGCACTCGTCGCTGCGCATGACCATCGGCCGCTTCACGACCGAGGAAGAAATCGACTACGCCGTGCAGACCATCCGCGACAACGTGGCGCGGCTGCGCGAACTCTCGCCGCTGTGGGAGATGTATCAGGACGGCATCGACCTGAGCACCATCCAGTGGGCCGCCCACTGACTGCCGCACAGCACCACCGAAAAGGAGAACTCAACCATGGCTTACTCTGACAAGGTCGTTGACCACTACGAAAACCCGCGCAACGTCGGCTCCTTCGACAAGGGCGACGACACGGTGGGCACCGGCATGGTCGGCGCGCCGGCCTGCGGCGACGTGATGCGCCTGCAGATCAAGGTCAATCCCGATACCGGCGTGATCGAGGACGCGCGCTTCAAGACCTATGGCTGCGGCTCGGCCATCGCCTCGTCGTCGCTGGTCACCGAGTGGGTCAAGGGCAAGACGCTGGACGAGGCCGCGCAGCTCAAGAACAGCGCCATCGCCGAGGAGCTGGCCCTGCCGCCCGTGAAGATCCACTGCTCCATCCTGGCCGAGGACGCCATCAAGGCGGCGGTCAAGGACTACAAGGCCAAGCACGGCGCCGCTGCCGAAGCGCTGGCCTGAGCGGCAACCCCGACGACAGGAGCGCCGCCCATGGCCATCACGCTGACCGAAGCCGCCGCCCGGCACGTCAACCGCTACCTGGCCCGCAGGGGCAAGGGCGTGGGCGTGCGCCTGGGCATCAAGACCACTGGCTGCTCGGGCCTGGCCTACCAGCTGGAATACGTGGACGAGCAGGATCCGGCAGACGTCGTATTCGAGGAGCACGGCGTTCGGCTCATGATCGACCCCAAGAGCCTGGCCTACATCGACGGCACTGAACTGGACTTCGTGCGCGAGGGCCTGAACGAAGGCTTCAGGTTCAACAACCCCAACGAGCGCGACCGCTGCGGCTGCGGCGAGAGCTTCCGCGTCTGATCGCCTACAGCCGCCCGCCCGCCCGTGCAAACCGCCACCGCGCCGCGCGCTGGCGGTTTTTTCATGCGGCACAGTCTGATGAAAATGATAGCTGGCAGCGCTTGTCTGGCAAGACTTTGACTGTCAAAACACCTTGAAACCTAATACAGGCAAGCGCTGACAGCTCACTTTTTTGACATGAACCTGAATCTGCAATCCGACGACTTCGAACTCTTTGGCCTGCCGCGCCGCTTTGCCCAGGATGCGGCGCAACTGCACGAGCGCTGGCAGGACTTGCAGCGCCAGGCACACCCGGATCGCTTCGCCAGCCAGGGCGCAGCCGCGCAGCGCGTGGCCATGCAGTGGTCGGTGCGCATCAACGAGGCCTGGCAGCGGCTGAAAGACCCTCTCAGGCGCGCCGCCTATCTGTGCGAGCTGCACGGCACGCCCGTCCGCGCCGAGGACAACACCGCCATGCCGGCGCAGTTTCTGCTGCAGCAGATGCAGTGGCGCGAGGCGCTGGATGAGGCGCTGGACGCTGCCGACGGCACCGCCGCCCTGGACGAGCTGCACGACGAGGTGCAGCGCGCGCGCCGCGAGGCCATCGGGCGGCTGGAGCAACTGATCGACCAGCAGCAGGACTGGCCGGCGGCGGTGGCCGAAGTCAGAGCCCTGATGTTCATTGCGCGATTCGCGCGCGACATCGAGCAGCGCCAAGGCCTGCTGTGACAATTGCTGGCTGCCCCGACCCCTGAACCACAAGACATCCACCACCCGACACACCCATGGCGCTTTTGCAGATATCCGAACCCGGCCAGTCCCCCGACCCGCACCAGCGGCGCATCGCCATCGGCATCGACCTGGGCACCACGCATTCGCTGGTCGCCGCCGTGCGCAGCGGCACTGCCGAATGCCTGCCCGACGAGCAGGGCCGGGTGCTGCTGCCCTCGGTGGTGCGCTACCTGGCCGGCGGCGGGCGCCAGATCGGCCATGCGGCGCAGCAGGCTCAGCGCAGCGATGCGGCCAACACCATCGCCTCGGCCAAGCGCTTCATGGGCCGCGCGCTGGCCGACATCGCCGGGCATGAGCAGCTGCCCTACAGCTTCGCGCCGGGCGCGCTGGGCGGCGGCATGTTGCGCCTGCAGACCGCTGGTGGCGTGAAGTCGCCCGTCGAAGTCAGCGCGGAAATCCTGGCCACGCTGCGCCAGCG
This portion of the Melaminivora jejuensis genome encodes:
- a CDS encoding YgiQ family radical SAM protein — translated: MSALADVSFFPRAAKPLTSWRPYWARRFGTAPYLPMSRAEMEQLGWDSCDVVLVTGDAYVDHPSFGMAVIGRVLEAQGFRVGIIAQPDWQSAEPFKALGKPNLFWGVTAGNMDSMINRYTADRKIRSDDAYTPGDVGGRRPDRAAIVYSQRCREAFKDVPIVLGGIEGSLRRIAHYDYWSDKVRRSMVVDAKCDLLLYGNAERALVEVAHRLARREVIESITDVRGTAFVRRSAPEGWFEIDSTSVDEPGTVEPPVNPYMTTAEQAAARGQACSKDENATGNIAVGAGQSRAEGQKPSESVLQFVPNPNLPSQRRKGAQPPRERTVIRLPSFEQVRSDPVLYAHANRVLHLETNPGNARALVQAHGEGGTARDVWLNPPPIPLTTAEMDWVFGLPYARNPHPSYADEHGGFEGATKIPAWEMIRASINIMRGCFGGCTFCSITEHEGRIIQSRSEDSIIAEVEDIRDKVKGFTGTISDLGGPTANMYRLGCKSPEVEAACRKPSCVFPGICQNLHTDHGPLINIYRRARSLPGIKKILIGSGLRYDLAVQSPEYVRELVQHHVGGYLKIAPEHTEAGPLSKMMKPGIGNYDRFKQLFEKFSEEAGKKQFLIPYFIAAHPGTTDEDMLQLAIWLKKNGFRADQVQAFYPSPMATATAMYHSGRNTLTRVRRQMRDEAEESVDIVRGERRRRLHKAFLRWHDPNNWPLLREALRNMGRADLIGNGKHHLIPTFQPATDGSYQSARRKNSTVSTASAPAAPAAPVGKGAGMGGRGAVGARGGTARGQPVQPRQGQLLTQHTGLPPRSGAGSKSRGRAGSPGGAGSPGASGQSARAAARRG
- a CDS encoding amino acid aminotransferase; translated protein: MSLFSAVEMAPRDPILGLNEQFNADPNPKKVNLGVGVYFDDNGKLPLLACVQAAEKAMMDKPAARGYLPIDGIAAYDNAVKALVFGANSDVIQSGRVATVQAIGGTGGLKLGADFLKKINPHARVLISDPSWENHRAIFTNAGFEVGTYRYYDAATRSVNFDGLLADLRAAAPGTIAVLHACCHNPTGYDLTPAQWDQVIAVVKESGLVAFLDMAYQGFGHGIREDGAVIGKFVAAGLNIFVSTSFSKSFSLYGERVGALSVVASSQDEAARVLSQLKIVIRTNYSNPPTHGGAVVAAVLNDPELRALWEKELGEMRVRIKDMRHKLVDGLKAAGVQQDMSFITEQIGMFSYSGLSKDQMVRLRNEFGVYGTDTGRMCVAALNSRNIDYVCASIAQVM
- the uvrB gene encoding excinuclease ABC subunit UvrB produces the protein MHEVKTEPASAGGQFVEFPGSPFQLFQPYAPAGDQPQAIARLVEGVRDGESFQTLLGVTGSGKTFTMANVIARLGRPAIVFAPNKTLAAQLYSEFREFFPKNAVEYFVSYYDYYQPEAYVPQRDLFIEKDSAINEHIEQMRLSCTKSILERRDVVIVATVSAIYGIGEPESYHRMIMTLRTGDRLGQRDVIAQLIRMQYQRNDQDFSRGKFRVRGDTIDVFPAEHSELAIRIELFDDEVDSLQLFDPLTGRVQQKIPRFTVYPSSHYVTPRDKVLSAVETIKAELAERLAWFEREGKLVEAQRLEQRTRFDLEMLSEVGHCKGIENYTRHLSGAPVGAPPSTLTDYLPKDAIMFLDESHQMIGQLSAMYNGDRSRKTTLVEFGFRLPSALDNRPLKFEEFERRMRQAIFVSATPAEYEKQHSGQIVDQVVRPTGLVDPEVEVRPAAHQVDDVLDEIRLRVEKSERVLITTLTKRMAEQLTDYLADNGVKVRYLHSDIDTVERVEIIRDLRLGAFDVLVGINLLREGLDIPEVSLVAILDADKEGFLRAERSLIQTIGRAARNMNGKAILYADRITESMKKAIDETERRRARQIAHNLEMGITPRSIVKQVRDLIDGVYSEKAGQEAHRLEQAAARQAELDEMSEKDAAREIKRLEKLMLEHARNLEFEQAARVRDQLARLKDRVFGAHGPDHAVA
- the iscR gene encoding Fe-S cluster assembly transcriptional regulator IscR, with protein sequence MRLTTKGRFAVTAMIDLALRQHNGPVTLAAISQRQQISLSYLEQLFGKLRRHELVESTRGPGGGYTLARKAADITVADIIVSVDEPIDATQCGGKENCLGEAGRCMTHDLWAALNQRMVEFLDSVTLQKLVDEQLAKGIQIEDKPATRRAISTTPVVKPIRVNAPNSVFALGNAFAKS
- a CDS encoding IscS subfamily cysteine desulfurase, coding for MDMTPHFPIYLDYGATTPVDPRVVDAMIPWLREHFGNPASRSHAWGWEAEEAVEKARAQVAELIGADPREIVWTSGATESNNLAIKGAAQFYKGKGKHLITVKTEHKAVLDVMRELERQGFEVTYLDVQDNGLLDLDAFRAAIRPDTILASVMYVNNEIGVIQDIPAIGAICRERGVLLHVDAAQATGKIAIDMKHLPVDLMSLASHKTYGPKGIGALYVRRKPRVRLEAQMHGGGHERGMRSGTLPTHQIVGMGEAFRIAREEMAQDGARVRALQQRLLDGLKDIEQVFINGDLERRVPHNLNMSFNYVEGESLIMGIKGLAVSSGSACTSASLEPSYVLRALGRSDELAHSSLRMTIGRFTTEEEIDYAVQTIRDNVARLRELSPLWEMYQDGIDLSTIQWAAH
- the iscU gene encoding Fe-S cluster assembly scaffold IscU, whose translation is MAYSDKVVDHYENPRNVGSFDKGDDTVGTGMVGAPACGDVMRLQIKVNPDTGVIEDARFKTYGCGSAIASSSLVTEWVKGKTLDEAAQLKNSAIAEELALPPVKIHCSILAEDAIKAAVKDYKAKHGAAAEALA
- the iscA gene encoding iron-sulfur cluster assembly protein IscA, with product MAITLTEAAARHVNRYLARRGKGVGVRLGIKTTGCSGLAYQLEYVDEQDPADVVFEEHGVRLMIDPKSLAYIDGTELDFVREGLNEGFRFNNPNERDRCGCGESFRV
- the hscB gene encoding Fe-S protein assembly co-chaperone HscB, coding for MNLQSDDFELFGLPRRFAQDAAQLHERWQDLQRQAHPDRFASQGAAAQRVAMQWSVRINEAWQRLKDPLRRAAYLCELHGTPVRAEDNTAMPAQFLLQQMQWREALDEALDAADGTAALDELHDEVQRARREAIGRLEQLIDQQQDWPAAVAEVRALMFIARFARDIEQRQGLL